The following are encoded together in the Bradyrhizobium algeriense genome:
- a CDS encoding DUF2125 domain-containing protein, which translates to MPDTTPAPRRRPLWRLFIMPALLVVAAAAWSAFWFYAASEVGVRADAWAAQEAKSGRVYACAKREVAGFPFRFEVRCDDASVALVSQTADAKALFTARLGEIMVIAQIYQPKLLIAEFKAPATLADRGQPPSMKVNWTSGRSSVSGLPDIPQRASIVFENPSIDRINGPVQTPLARAGQAQLHGRFAEGSAQDNPVIETVLQISGGSVQEVHPLLAAPFDVDVQTRLSGLKDFKPKPWPERFRELQAAGGRVEVVRSRVQQGDLVSVAAGTLSLNAQGRIDGELQMTVAGIEKVIPALGIEKMLEEGVPQATLDRVAPGVKSQDLNNLFGALDRAIPGLGKVVKQNANTGVAAGINALGKEAELEGKKARAFPLRFVDGAVFLGPLKVGQIPPLF; encoded by the coding sequence ATGCCTGACACGACCCCCGCGCCGCGCCGGCGCCCGCTGTGGCGCCTCTTCATCATGCCCGCTTTGCTCGTCGTCGCCGCTGCGGCATGGAGCGCATTCTGGTTCTATGCCGCGTCCGAAGTCGGCGTCCGCGCCGACGCGTGGGCCGCGCAGGAGGCCAAATCCGGCCGGGTCTATGCGTGCGCCAAGCGCGAGGTTGCGGGCTTTCCGTTCCGCTTCGAAGTCCGCTGCGACGACGCCAGCGTTGCGCTGGTCTCGCAGACGGCCGATGCGAAGGCGCTGTTCACCGCGCGGCTCGGCGAAATCATGGTGATCGCGCAAATCTACCAGCCGAAACTGCTGATCGCCGAATTCAAGGCGCCGGCCACGCTGGCCGATCGCGGGCAGCCGCCGTCGATGAAGGTGAATTGGACCAGCGGCCGCAGCAGCGTCAGCGGACTGCCTGACATTCCGCAGCGCGCCTCCATCGTGTTCGAGAATCCCTCGATCGATCGTATCAACGGACCGGTGCAGACGCCGCTCGCGCGCGCCGGCCAGGCCCAGCTGCACGGCCGGTTCGCCGAAGGCTCGGCGCAGGACAATCCCGTGATCGAGACCGTGTTGCAGATATCGGGCGGCAGCGTGCAGGAAGTGCACCCGCTGCTGGCTGCGCCGTTCGATGTCGACGTGCAAACCAGGCTGAGCGGCTTGAAGGATTTCAAGCCAAAGCCCTGGCCGGAACGGTTCAGGGAGTTGCAGGCGGCAGGCGGCCGTGTCGAAGTCGTGCGCTCGCGGGTTCAGCAGGGCGATCTGGTCTCGGTCGCCGCGGGCACGTTGAGCCTCAACGCCCAGGGCCGGATCGACGGCGAATTGCAGATGACGGTGGCGGGCATCGAGAAAGTGATTCCGGCGCTGGGAATCGAAAAGATGCTGGAGGAGGGCGTGCCGCAGGCAACGCTCGATCGCGTAGCACCTGGCGTGAAATCGCAAGACCTCAACAATTTGTTCGGCGCGCTCGACCGGGCGATCCCGGGGCTCGGCAAGGTCGTCAAGCAGAACGCCAATACCGGCGTCGCCGCGGGCATCAATGCGCTCGGCAAGGAGGCGGAGCTCGAAGGCAAGAAGGCCCGCGCGTTCCCGCTGCGCTTCGTCGACGGCGCGGTGTTTTTAGGCCCGCTGAAGGTGGGGCAGATACCGCCACTGTTCTAG
- a CDS encoding gamma-glutamylcyclotransferase, with protein MSATDLNDTEFSTGDLWVFGYGSLMWRPGFEFIERLPARLIGEHRALCVYSFVHRGTPEKPGLVLGLDRGGACRGVAFRVAEKNRTATIAYLREREQVTSVYREVKRSVWLENEARQRVSALVYVVDRGHVQYAGRLSPAEQLRHVLQGHGQSGVNRDYVLATVKAIEAEGFRDPQLHRLAAMLHDAHPLHPAKGDAQDAS; from the coding sequence ATGTCCGCGACTGATCTCAACGATACGGAATTCTCGACAGGCGACCTCTGGGTGTTCGGTTACGGCTCCCTTATGTGGCGCCCGGGCTTCGAATTCATCGAGCGCCTTCCGGCGCGGCTGATCGGCGAACACCGCGCGCTCTGCGTCTATTCCTTCGTCCATCGCGGCACGCCGGAGAAACCGGGCCTCGTGCTCGGGCTCGACCGCGGCGGCGCCTGCCGCGGCGTCGCGTTCCGGGTCGCGGAGAAGAACCGCACCGCCACCATCGCCTATTTGCGCGAGCGCGAGCAGGTCACCTCGGTCTACCGAGAGGTGAAGCGCTCGGTGTGGCTGGAAAACGAGGCGCGCCAGCGCGTCAGCGCACTCGTCTACGTGGTCGACCGCGGCCATGTGCAATATGCCGGACGGCTGTCGCCGGCAGAACAGTTGCGCCATGTGCTGCAAGGGCACGGCCAGTCCGGCGTCAACCGCGACTATGTTCTCGCCACCGTGAAGGCGATCGAGGCGGAAGGTTTTCGCGATCCCCAATTGCACCGGCTCGCGGCGATGCTGCACGACGCGCATCCGCTTCATCCTGCCAAAGGGGATGCGCAAGACGCGTCATAG
- a CDS encoding class I SAM-dependent methyltransferase, which translates to MTAVPCCVDPDSPVGCLSMGWRLKAMAFRVLEMPGGKHAHYFLQRHVTRTWPRPAATLVSLQNIARRVLEDYARHVGGTPSSVLEIGAGRDLAVPLALRRLGVAKVIASDVDRLARLDLIQHAARRILTGDVTLESWDHLERFGVCYRAPHDVTDTDQKVDCSCSNEVLEHIPPDQLVRLLAGLRAVTIGITTHSIDYSDHYARSDSSLSRFNFLKYDDAQWRPFNSGLQYVNRLRHSDYVRLFREAGFAILEESSVPGEPSAEIVDNVAPRFRQYEPADLFALRGRIVAQ; encoded by the coding sequence ATGACCGCGGTTCCATGTTGTGTCGATCCGGACTCGCCTGTAGGTTGTTTATCTATGGGTTGGCGACTTAAAGCCATGGCGTTCCGGGTGCTCGAAATGCCGGGCGGGAAGCACGCGCACTATTTCCTGCAACGGCATGTGACGCGGACCTGGCCCCGGCCCGCTGCTACACTTGTTTCACTTCAGAATATTGCCCGCCGTGTCCTCGAGGATTATGCGCGACATGTCGGTGGAACCCCGTCGTCGGTGCTCGAAATCGGCGCCGGCCGGGATCTCGCTGTCCCTTTGGCGCTGCGGCGGCTCGGGGTCGCGAAGGTCATAGCCTCGGACGTCGACCGTCTGGCGCGGCTCGACCTGATCCAGCATGCGGCGCGGCGAATCCTCACCGGTGATGTCACGCTGGAAAGCTGGGACCATCTGGAACGTTTTGGCGTCTGCTACCGTGCGCCGCACGACGTCACTGATACTGATCAGAAGGTCGACTGCTCCTGCTCGAACGAGGTGCTGGAGCACATCCCGCCGGACCAGCTTGTGCGGTTGCTCGCGGGACTGCGGGCGGTGACCATCGGAATCACGACGCATTCGATCGACTACAGCGACCATTATGCCCGTTCGGACAGTAGTCTCTCGCGGTTCAATTTCCTGAAATACGACGACGCGCAGTGGCGCCCGTTCAACAGTGGCTTGCAATACGTCAACCGGCTTCGGCACAGCGATTATGTCAGGCTGTTCCGCGAGGCCGGGTTCGCGATTCTTGAAGAAAGCTCGGTGCCGGGCGAACCATCGGCCGAGATCGTGGACAACGTCGCGCCGCGATTCCGCCAATATGAGCCGGCCGATTTGTTCGCGCTAAGGGGACGGATCGTTGCACAATAG
- a CDS encoding YdcF family protein, protein MGLQYDDSMPRAPAARPRGWLRAVVVGAMAILFVGAAVGFIAFLSQLRGVEIRPARNADGIVVLTGGSSRVSDAMELLAGGYGKRLLISGVHPTNALSDISRSLPDNQSLLLRCCVDLDRSAVNTRSNAAETRRWLRERGFKSLIVVTSNYHMPRAILELSHAMPDVTLIPFAVVGDRWRDEPWWTSGATLRLLLSEYAKYVAAEVRVRLADAGVDLAPELSDQPAPAPRRPATAQAN, encoded by the coding sequence ATGGGTTTGCAGTACGACGACAGCATGCCGAGAGCGCCGGCCGCGCGGCCGCGCGGATGGCTGCGCGCGGTCGTCGTCGGCGCCATGGCGATCCTGTTCGTCGGCGCGGCGGTGGGCTTCATCGCCTTTCTTTCGCAATTGCGCGGCGTCGAAATCAGGCCGGCGCGCAACGCCGACGGGATCGTGGTGTTGACCGGCGGCTCGTCGCGGGTGTCGGACGCGATGGAATTGCTGGCCGGCGGTTACGGCAAGCGGCTGTTGATCTCGGGCGTGCATCCGACCAATGCCCTGAGCGACATTTCGCGCTCGCTGCCCGACAACCAGTCACTGCTGTTGCGTTGTTGCGTCGATCTCGACCGTTCGGCCGTCAATACCAGGAGCAACGCCGCGGAGACGCGGCGCTGGCTCCGCGAGCGCGGCTTCAAGTCGCTGATCGTGGTGACGTCGAACTATCACATGCCGCGCGCCATCCTGGAGTTGTCGCATGCGATGCCCGACGTCACGCTGATTCCGTTCGCGGTGGTCGGCGACCGCTGGCGCGACGAGCCGTGGTGGACCAGCGGTGCGACGCTGCGCCTGTTGCTGTCGGAATACGCGAAATATGTCGCCGCCGAAGTGCGCGTGCGGCTGGCGGATGCAGGTGTCGACCTGGCGCCCGAACTTTCCGATCAGCCCGCGCCGGCGCCGCGCCGGCCGGCGACGGCGCAAGCCAACTGA
- a CDS encoding cell division protein FtsX, with amino-acid sequence MSRMGDEHGPLVDLGTERPQVPARARNMSPIVPRASISGRALVAVVAIMTFLASITTGTVLLVSASAAEWQSEVASEITMQVRPQAGRDLERDVTAAAEAMRTQPGIVQVKPFSKDESARLLEPWLGSGLSIEQLPVPRVIVARVQPGTTLDLAGLRSRVTQVAPSASVDDHRAWIERMRSMTGATVFAGIGILVLVIAATIISVSFATRGAMAANRPIVEVLHFVGAGDRYIANHFLRHFLRLGLEGGVIGGGAAMLGFGFSESIAAWFSGTPVGDQFAALLGTFSLPPSGYLALAVQAVAIAAITAWASRRTLFATLDDID; translated from the coding sequence ATGAGTAGGATGGGTGACGAGCATGGGCCGCTGGTGGATCTCGGGACGGAGCGCCCGCAGGTGCCGGCGCGCGCGCGCAACATGTCGCCGATCGTGCCGCGGGCGTCGATCTCCGGCCGCGCGCTGGTCGCCGTCGTCGCCATCATGACGTTCCTCGCTTCCATCACCACCGGCACCGTGCTGCTCGTCAGCGCATCGGCTGCGGAATGGCAGTCCGAAGTCGCCAGCGAAATCACCATGCAGGTGCGCCCGCAGGCAGGGCGCGATCTCGAGCGCGACGTGACCGCGGCGGCGGAGGCGATGCGGACGCAGCCCGGCATCGTCCAGGTCAAGCCGTTCAGCAAGGACGAGTCGGCCAGGTTGCTGGAGCCGTGGCTCGGCAGCGGGTTGTCGATCGAGCAGCTCCCGGTGCCGCGGGTCATCGTCGCGCGCGTGCAGCCCGGCACCACGCTCGATCTCGCAGGCCTGCGCTCCAGGGTGACCCAGGTGGCGCCGTCGGCGAGCGTCGACGATCACCGCGCCTGGATCGAGCGCATGCGCTCGATGACCGGCGCGACCGTATTTGCCGGCATCGGCATCCTGGTGCTGGTGATCGCGGCGACGATCATTTCGGTTTCGTTCGCGACCCGCGGCGCGATGGCGGCGAACCGCCCGATCGTCGAGGTGCTGCATTTCGTCGGCGCCGGCGACCGCTATATCGCCAACCATTTCCTGCGGCATTTTCTGAGATTAGGGCTGGAGGGCGGGGTGATCGGCGGCGGCGCTGCAATGCTGGGTTTCGGCTTCTCCGAATCGATCGCCGCCTGGTTCTCGGGCACCCCCGTCGGCGATCAATTCGCGGCGCTGCTGGGGACGTTTTCGCTGCCGCCCTCGGGCTATCTGGCGCTCGCGGTACAGGCGGTGGCGATCGCCGCCATTACCGCCTGGGCCTCGCGGCGAACGCTGTTCGCCACGCTGGATGACATCGATTGA
- the ftsE gene encoding cell division ATP-binding protein FtsE: MVRFENVGLRYGLGPEILRDLTFLIPAHSFQFLTGPSGAGKTSLLRLLFLSIRPTRGLVNLFGQDVSLLGKDQVANMRQKIGIVLQDFRLLDHMTTYENVALPFRVMGREESSYRREVIDLLRWVGLGERMDALPPILSGGEKQRAAIARAVISRPQLLLADEPTGSVDPTLGRRLLRLFIELNRLGTAVIIATHDITLMDQYEARRMVLHQGRLHIYE, from the coding sequence TTGGTTCGGTTCGAAAATGTCGGTTTGCGGTACGGGCTCGGCCCGGAGATTCTGCGCGACCTTACCTTCCTGATTCCGGCGCATTCCTTCCAGTTTCTCACCGGTCCCTCGGGCGCCGGCAAGACCTCGCTGCTGCGGCTGTTGTTTCTGTCGATTCGGCCGACGCGCGGCCTCGTCAACCTGTTCGGCCAGGACGTCTCGCTGCTCGGCAAGGATCAGGTCGCGAACATGCGCCAGAAGATCGGCATCGTGCTGCAGGATTTTCGCCTGCTCGACCACATGACGACCTATGAGAACGTGGCGCTGCCGTTCCGCGTGATGGGCCGCGAAGAATCCAGCTATCGCCGGGAGGTGATCGACCTGCTGCGGTGGGTCGGCCTCGGCGAGCGGATGGATGCGCTGCCGCCGATCCTGTCGGGCGGCGAGAAGCAGCGCGCCGCGATCGCGCGCGCGGTGATCTCGCGGCCGCAATTGCTATTGGCGGACGAACCGACCGGCAGCGTCGACCCGACGCTCGGCCGGCGCCTGCTGCGGCTGTTCATCGAATTGAACAGGCTGGGCACCGCGGTGATCATCGCGACCCACGACATCACGCTGATGGACCAGTACGAGGCGCGGCGAATGGTGCTGCACCAGGGACGGTTGCACATCTATGAGTAG
- a CDS encoding MJ0042-type zinc finger domain-containing protein → MHIVCPHCTTSYAINPTALGPAGRTVRCSRCKETWLARPEDAIEMADAMPAAMPASAQSAPPAENDAAAEWEALAREEEGQDAPVVDSPSISAGWPAEGEGSPPGGDSDWPSAARLDAQDHEEIPITTHRQRLARLFRPPSLPRIPFMPSVGLPTACAAMGALILALMIWRADVVRLLPQTATFYKMVGLEVNLRGLAFKDIKVSNETVDGKPVLVIEGTIIGQTKNPVELPRLRFSVRDEQGTEIYAWNAVLEQPALKPGERAYFKSRLASPPPEGRNIDVRFFNKRDLAGQA, encoded by the coding sequence ATGCATATCGTTTGCCCTCATTGTACAACATCTTACGCCATCAATCCGACCGCCTTGGGACCCGCAGGACGTACTGTCCGCTGCTCGCGCTGCAAGGAAACCTGGCTGGCGCGGCCCGAAGACGCGATCGAAATGGCGGACGCCATGCCGGCCGCCATGCCAGCTTCGGCACAATCGGCCCCGCCGGCTGAAAACGATGCCGCAGCCGAATGGGAGGCGCTGGCGCGCGAGGAAGAGGGGCAGGACGCCCCGGTGGTCGACAGCCCCTCGATTTCGGCCGGCTGGCCGGCCGAGGGTGAAGGTTCGCCACCAGGCGGCGACAGCGACTGGCCGTCGGCCGCCCGGCTGGATGCGCAGGACCATGAAGAGATCCCGATCACCACGCACCGCCAGCGGCTGGCCCGCCTCTTCCGGCCGCCGTCCCTGCCCCGCATCCCCTTTATGCCGTCTGTTGGCCTGCCGACCGCCTGCGCCGCGATGGGCGCGCTGATCCTGGCGCTGATGATCTGGCGCGCCGATGTCGTGCGGCTGCTGCCGCAAACCGCGACATTCTACAAGATGGTCGGGCTGGAAGTGAACTTGCGCGGGCTGGCGTTCAAGGACATCAAGGTCAGCAACGAGACCGTGGACGGCAAGCCGGTCCTGGTCATCGAAGGCACGATCATAGGCCAGACCAAAAACCCGGTCGAATTGCCGCGGCTGCGCTTTTCCGTCCGCGACGAGCAAGGCACCGAGATCTACGCCTGGAACGCGGTGCTCGAGCAGCCGGCGCTCAAGCCCGGCGAGCGCGCCTACTTCAAGTCGCGGCTGGCTTCGCCGCCGCCCGAAGGCCGCAATATTGACGTACGCTTTTTCAACAAGCGGGATCTGGCCGGTCAGGCCTGA